CCGCGTACTGGCGCATTGTCCAGAAACGGCCGCGGTACATGGTAGGCTGGACCCCGCGGGTGAACGGGTATTGGCCAGGTAGTCCCAGGTCCCGGTCATAGTCCAGGTCCGCTACATCGGCTGGGGTATACAGCCGTTTCACCGGCAGGCCA
This sequence is a window from Bacillota bacterium. Protein-coding genes within it:
- a CDS encoding methylmalonyl-CoA mutase, translated to MFDREKIKQIEQKLADWATGPLSKVLAKNKERQEEFVTGSGLPVKRLYTPADVADLDYDRDLGLPGQYPFTRGVQPTMYRGRFWTMRQYA